The Meiothermus sp. genome segment AGGGCCTCCAGGCCGACCGGGCCGATGTGATTGTGGCCGGGGGGCTGGTCTACCGTGCGGTGCTGCGCGAAGGGGGCCTCGAGGGGCTGTGGATTTCCGGCCAGGGGGTGCGCGAAGGGGCCTTCTACCGCGAGTTTCTGCCCGCCCCCCACCTGCTAAGCGACGTGCGCGGCTTCTACGTGCGTAACCTTTTTGCCCGCTACCCCCAGGACTTTGGCCACACCGCCCGGGTACGCCACTTCTGCCGCTTGCTCTTTCGCCTGCTGGCCCCGCTGCACGGCTATGGCCAGGCCGAAGAGCAACTCCTGGACGAGGCCGCCTTGTTGCACGACATCGGCATGAGCGTGGGTTACTACGACCACCACAAGCACGGCGAGTACCTGGTGATGAGCGCAGCCATCCCCGGCCTGACCCACCGCGAGCAGGTTTTGCTGGGGCTCCTGGTGCGCTACCACCGCAAGGGCGAGCCCCGACCGGGGGCCTACCGCTCGGTGTTGCAGGAGGGCGACAACAAACGCTTGTTGCGTCTGGCAACGCTTTTACGGATCAGCGAGTACCTCGAGCGCAGCCGGGTTGGGCGGGTCGAGGGCCTGGAAGTAGAGATCGGCCCCAAACAGGTGCGCCTGACCCTGCTGGCCCAGGAAGAACCCTGGGTAGAGATGTCTGAAACGCGCAAGCAGGCCAAGTTATTCCAGCAAGCCTTCGGGTACGAGCTGTTGGTAGAATGGAAGCAGAAGGATTGAGTGTGCAACTTTATCTCATACGCCATGCCATCGCCCTCGACGCAGCGCCGGGCCAACCCGACGAGGCCCGCCCGCTCTCCCAGGATGGCATCCAAAAGTTTATCGGGGTAGCGCGGGGACTAAAGCGCCTGGGGGTTCGCCTGGATCGGCTCTACCACAGCCCCAGGCTGCGTGCGGTGCAAACAGCAGAGCTCTTGGTTCCGCTGCTGGATGGCGAAACCGAGGTAACCCCTTACCTGGCCGCCGAGCCCGGCCCTGAACTTCTCCAGACCCTGCAGGGAAACTCGGTTGCGCTGGTAGGGCACGAGCCCTGGATAAGCGACTTGTGCGCCTGGCTTCTGTACGGGCGCCGGGGTGGTGCAGCATTTCCCTTCAAGAAAGGGGGCGTAGCCCATCTGGAAGGCACGCCCAAACCCGGCCAGATGAAGCTGCTGGGCTTCTGGTCGCCCAGGCTCCTGCGCCGTTTGGGGGAGTAACACCCGGCAGGAACATCGAGCCTGGTCAGCCCACAGTTAGGCGCGCTCGAGCCGGAAAGGGGTTCTCTGGCCGGCCTGGGCAATCTCACGGGCCTCCCCCGGCACCCAGGAGAGCCCCAGCGCGGCCCGATAAGCCCGAAGCGCTTTATCGCGCTGGCCCATCACATCGGCCAACTGTCCGTAGCGGGCCAGGGCATAGCCCGGCAGGTAGGCGGGGTGTTGAAAATCGGTGTGAACCAGCTCTTCCAATAGTTCGAAGGCATCCTCGAGCTGGCCCGCCGCCAGGTAGATTTGCGCCGCACAGTACAAGGCCTCCGGGCCTTCTACATCGCGCAACTGCTGCAACAAAACCGCCCAGTCGTCCGCGTCGCTCAGTTGCCAGGCCCGATCCAGCACGCTGCGCTGGCGCTCTGGCTCGGTGGGGGTATGGGCCCCGGGTAGCTGGCGCTGCTCCTGCGGAAGGTACTCCAGAAGCAGGGGATACTCGAGCACATCCACCAGCACCACTGCACAACCCCCAAAACCACGCAAGCGCTCGGCCACCTCTGCCATGCGCTGCCGGCGGAAGCCGGTGGCGGGCCCTTCGCCAAAAGCCTGCACATGGCCCTGGTGGTAGCCCCGGAGTGCTTGCAATACCGGCTCCTGGGCGAAATCCTCCGGAGTGCGGGGGGTACTCACCACCCAATGCAGGCCCTGCTCGAGCGCCTCTACCTTGCTCAGCAGTTGCTGGCCTTTGGGATACTGGCGCAGGGCTTCGCGAAATAGTTCGGCTTCAGTTTTGAGCCCCGACTGAGCATCCAGGGGCTCTACCTCGAGGCCCGCACTTTCGGCCCAGGGCAAAACATGAAAGAATGAGATCTCGTTCTGGTCGCGCCAGCGCTGCGCTGCCAGTTCTTCGGGGCCATATGAGGCCAGGAATATCTTCTCGGGCTGGTGTGCTCTGACCAGCTCTGCTACCGTCACCCCGTTGTAGCGCGGGTGCAGAATGTGAAAGGGGCCCAGCGTAGGAATGACCAAGACCGACACGCCCGGTATTCTAGACCTCAAAGACCGCAACTACCGTTTTGCAATGCTCAATGGCTGGTTTGTGCTGTTGGGCGATGCTTTTTTTAATGGCTCCATCGTGCTGGCTTCCTTCGCCGCCAAGCTAGGGGCAGCCAACTGGGTGATTGGGCTGATGCCGGCCCTGCTCAACGCCGGCTCCATGGTGCCGCAGGTCTTCATAGCTCCTTATGTGGCCCGCTTGCCGGTCAAGGTGGTGCTCTACCGCCAGATGGCCTTACTGCGCATAGCCAGCCTGGGTATTGTGGCCCTGGGTGGGTTTGTTCTGGGGCAGCGCCCCGACCTGCTGCTGTGGGTGTTTGTGGCGGGCCTGGCCCTCAACGGATTTTTTACCGGGTTTTCGAGCCTCCCTTTCTGGGAGACCATCGGCAAAACCATCCCCATGGAGCGCCGCAGCGGGCTATTTTCGGCCCGCAACCTGGTAGGGGGTGCGCTGGCCTTTCTGGCGGGCTTTCTGGTGCGCTTCATTCTGGAACTGCCGTTGGCATTCCCCTACCCCTATGCCATTCTGTTTGCGCTGGGCACCCTGGCCTTTGCCTATGGCTGGCATGTCTTTGGTCTGATAGACGAACCGCCCGACAAAGAAATCCGCACCGAGCGCATCTCGCTCAGCCTGCCCTTCCGCGACTTCTACTTTCGCCGCTTCTTACGGGTGCGCATCTTGCTGGTAATGGCCAGCATGGTTGAACCCTTCTACGCAGCCTATGCGGTGCGGGTACTGGGCCACAAGGGCGAGATTGGGTTATACCTGATGGTTTATACGCTATCCTCAGTGCTCTCCAACCTGCTCTGGGTACGAATTTCCCGGCGCTACGGCTCGCGCAGTCTGATCCTGATTGGCGCAGCGCTGGGCGCCCTGGCCCCCCTTCTGGCGCTGTTGCTGCCCAGTTCGGCTTTCTGGATGGTGTTCGTGCTCCAGGGGGCTTATCTGGCCTCCATTGGGGTGGGCACCTCCACCTATCTGGTAAACCTGGCCCCCACCGACGCCCGCAGCTCGTACATTGGCCTATCCAACACCATCGTGGGCCTGTTGGCCTTTTCTCCGGTGCTGGGAGGCTTGCTGGCCGACCGCGTGGGGTATGTGGGGCCGATGATGGTAGCGACCATCTGCTATGCCTGGGCCCTGTATGCGGGCCGTCGCTTGAAGCTGCTCGAGGGGGTACAGCCGCGCTAAGTAACGCGCAGCCACGATGCCGATAGAAACCAGCCAAAAGCCCATACAGCATGGAGGCCTGCAACCATGCTCAGGCCTCCATCTAAAGTGCCCCGCTTCTCGTGCACCAGAACCACTCCACAGCCGAGGTTAAACCTTGGACAATGCTCTGGTTTGACATATGATTTGCGGGTCACGATGAAGCCCAACCCAGGCATTCCGGCTAGATTTCGCAATCTATTGTGGGGGCAGAGCAGCGTCACCTTTGGAGCAGTGGTGCTGGAAGTAGCCCTGCCGCTGCTGGCTGCGGTCACCCTGAACGCCAGCCCTGCCCAGATGGGTCTGCTGGCAACCCTGCAAACCCTGCCCTGGCTGGTCATTACCCTGTTTGCGGGGGTCTGGATAGACCAGGGTTCGCCCAAGCGCATCATGACCTGGGCCAACTATGGGCGGGGTGTCTTGCTGCTGAGCATCCCGCTGGCCGGGTGGCTGGGCTGGCTTAGCATCGAGTGGTTGTGGGTGGTGGCTTTTGCCTATGGCATGCTGCGGGTGTTCTTCGAACTTTCGGTAAGCGCTTTCCTACCCAGCATTGCCGAGCGCGAGCAACTCGTGGCAGCCAATAGCCAGCTCGAGAGCAGCCGCCAGGTTGCTACCGTCGCGGGGCCTGGGGTGGCTGGTTTGCTGGTACAGGCGGTTGGGGCGCCCCTCACCGTTTTGCTCAATGCCCTGTTGTACTGGGTCTCGGCTTTTCTGATCAACCGCATTCCCAGCAGCGAGACACAGAAAGTCCGCAGCCCCAAGCTAATCTTCAGCGAGATCGGCGAGGGCCTGCGGCTGGTCTTTTCCGACGCCTATCTGCGTGCGCTGGTGCTGTCCAGCGCCACCTTTAACCTGCATATCGGAATGCTGGCAGGCCTTCAGATTCTTTTCCTGGACCGGGTCTTGGAAATACCCCCGGCCTGGATTGGCGTCATCTTTGGTGTGGTGGGGCTGGGTGCGCTTATCGGTGCCCTTACCGCATCTGGTTTTACCGCCTGGCTGGGCACCGGCGGGATCATCATCCGAATGCAGCTGATCTCCTCGCTCACCGGGGTAGCCTTCGCCCTGGTGCTGGCCCCGCCCCTCGTGGCCGCCGTCCTGGTCAGCCTGATTCTGTTCATAAAAGCGGTTTCCACGGTAGTGCGCAATGTCAACGCGGTGAGCATTCGCCAGGCCCGAACCCCCAGGCACTTGCTCGGACGGGTTGGTGGCACCAGCCAGTTTGTGGGCATTGGGCTGGGTTCGCTGGGGGGCATTCTGGGCGGGTTGCTGGCCGAATGGCTGGGCATCCGCGAGGCCACGTTCATCGCTGGGCTGATTGCCATGTTTTCCTTCACCTGGCTGTTCTTCTCCCCCATTCGCAACCTGAAGGATCTGCCAGAACCCCTCGAGGGTTAACCTTGGAAAAAGATGCAAAAAACGTGGAGGGCGTAACGCCCTCCGTAACACTGTAGCTTTTAGCCGAGTGGTAGATTTAGCCGTTCCAGATGAGGATTTTGCGAGCAGCTTTTTTCATGATTTTCCTCCTGGGTGTAACGATACTTGAACAAGTAACGGTTGTAAACCCCTTGACAAAATGTCAAGTTTGTGCTTTCTAATAAATAAACTTAATTTATACTGAGTATAAATATTCATTCTGCCCACTTGGATTTCCCGCTAAAGCGATAAAACCGCTGTTTCCTACGGCAGCCTCTTCAAAAAGTTATACTGAGTTTACTTTTAGCCCTAACCATGGACCATTAAGAATTGAAGCCTCCTCGAGCCCCCCTTCCCGCTAAAACTGCCCGGGCAGGGCAAAAACACAGGCTCGAGTAAGGATTAACCATCCCTGCCAGACCCAAGGAAACGAGTGGGGCTCTATCGAGAACAACTCATTCATGGACACACAAGACATGACCGAGAATGGTGCACATAAACCCCTCTCCCGCTGTAAGAGGGGTGGGGGTAAGGGAAATGGCTCGAGCGGGGTCAACAGGCTTTTGCGGTATCTTCGGGAAGTCTGCGATTTGACTCCCACTCCGCGCAGACGTACACTTCTAGGCAAGATGAGGTCTCGGCAGACTACCAGACCTAGGGGGAACTTCTAGCCTGAGGGCGATGGAGGTTCTCCCGGCTCGCGGTTAAAGGGCCGGGATTTTTTTTGAGGTGACTATGCACGCAGTACTTCCCGACGGAAAAAAGCTGGATCTAAAACCGGGCGCAACCGCAGCCGATGCCGCCAAAGCCATTGGCCCTGGCCTGGCTAAAGCCGCAATTGGGGCCATCGCCAACGGCGAACTCTACGACCTGCTCAAACCACTGCCCGAAGGAGCCGAACTCCGCATTCTGACCGAGCGCGACCCCGAGTATGTGCAGCTTTTCCGCCATACCCTGGCCCACGTGATGGCCCAGGCCGTGCGCGAGCTGTACACCGAGCGAGGTTATGCGCCAGAGCAGGTCAAGCTGGCCATCGGGCCGGTGATCGAAAACGGCTTTTATTACGACATGGACGCCCCCGAGCCCCTCCGCGAAGAGGACTTGCCGCTAATCGAGGAGAAAATGCGGCGGATTGTGGCGGCCAATCTCCCCCTAAAGCGCTTTGTGCTCCCACGCGAGGAGGCCCTGAAGCGCTACGCTGGCATTGACCCCTACAAGACCGAGCTGATTCAAGACCTGCCCGAAAATGAGGAGCTGAGCTTTTACAAGCAAGGCGACGAGCAGTTTGGCTTTACCGACCTGTGCCGGGGGCCGCACGTGCCGAGTACGGGTCGCATTCCCCCGCACTTCAAGCTTACTGGCATTGCCGGGGCCTACTGGCGGGGCGACAGCAGCCGACCCATGCTCCAGCGCATCTACGGCATTGCCTTCCGTACCAGGGAGGAACTAGAACACTACCTCTGGCAGCAGGAGGAGGCCAAGCGCCGCGACCACCGCCGGCTGGGGCAGGAGCTCGAGCTCTTTACCATCAGCGAGGAGGTGGGCAAGGGCCTGCCGCTTTGGTTGCCCCGGGGCGCTTTTATCCGCAAGCAGATGGAAGACTACATGTACCAGAAGGAGCAGGCCCACGGCTACCATTATGTGTACACGCCGCACATCGCCAACGCCCGGCTTTACTACACCTCGGGCCACCTGCCCTACTACAAAGACGACATGTACGCCCCCATCGAGATAGAGGGCGAGGAATACTACCTCAAGCCCATGAACTGCCCTCACCACCACATGATTTACAAAGCCCGGCCCAAAAGCTACCGCGATCTGCCGCTGCGGCTGGCCGAGTTTGGTACGGTGTATCGCTTCGAGCTTTCGGGCACCCTGAGTGGCCTCACCCGGGCTCGAGGCTTCACCCAGAACGACGCCCACATCTACTGCTCGAGGGCCCAGGTCACCGAGGAGTTCATCCGGGTGATTCAACTTTTCGACGAGGTGTACCGCGACTTTGGCATCTCGGACTACTGGTTCCGCCTCTCGCTCCCCGACTTCGAACACAACCCCGAAAAGTTTGGCGAGGAAAACGACAACTGGCGCGACTCCATTAAGGCCATCCGGGCAGCCCTGGAGCAAACCGGGGCCAAGTACGTGGAGGGCATCGGCGAGGCCACCTTCTATGGCCCCAAGCTGGACGTGCAGATTCGCAGCGTGCTGGGCAAGGAAGACACCATCGCCACCAACCAGCTCGACTTTATCGTGCCTGAGCGCTTTGGCCTCGAGTTCACCAACGAAAAGGGCGAAAAAGAGACCCCGGTGGTGATTCACCGGGCCATTATGGGCAGCTTCGATCGCTTCTTTGCCTTCTACCTCGAGCACACCGCCGGCGACTTCCCCCTGTGGCTCTCCCCCATCCAGGCCGTTATTGTGCCCATCTCGGACCGACACCTCGAGTATGCCCACCAGATAGCCGCCCAGATGAGAAAAAACAAACTGCGCGTAGAGGTAGATAGTCGCCCCGAGCGCATGAACGCCAAAATCCGCGACGCCGAGTTGCAAAAGATCCCCCTAATCCTGGTGGTGGGCGACAAGGAGGCCGAGGCCAGCGCGGTTAACGTGCGCGAGCGGCACGTGAAGGAGCAGCGGACGCTGGCGGTGGGGGTGCTGATTGAAGAGATGAAGGCGCGGGTGGAAGCAAGGCGCTAGTGCACGGGCAACTTGTTTTGCAGCATGTTTTGAAGCACGTTGATTGCCTAATAATTGCAACATGCGGCTGATTTATACCGGATTCAAAAAGACAGTTCAAAAAACCAAAAACCCATAGGTTGTCTTTTTGAATCCTAGAGCACTCCCTTCGGTTGGGTTAGTTCGGCGCCGAAGGGTGACGAACTAACCCAATCTGGTATTAGAGGGATCGCAGTGCATACCGATTTCCTGGCTACTAAGTACGACAACGTTAGGAATTTGCTCTACCCGAAAAGGGGAGCCCATAAGCCGCGCCGCTTTAAACACCGGCCACTTCTTTCACCGTGACCGTCACCGCAAAAATCTAATGTGGGCGCACTTAGACCACTAGCGTTTTGCTCTTAAAAGTCTGGCAGGGCTTCTGGCCCGGCCTAAAGGCCATTCTTTATTGAGAAGGGATGAACATGGTTGAAGTTGCGCTATGGCCTTAGCTCCAGCGTCCAGGTCTGGCCCCAGTCGGCGGGACGGGTGCTGAGGGGGATGTACTGTTTGTCGCGCCAGAGCCACAGCAGATCGTCGAAGTGGGAGCTGAACGCATCGGCGGACTGGCCCATGGGGTAGATGATGCGGCTGTTGTCGGGGTCGGCCAGGTCGAAGAGGGTGCGCAGGCTGGCCCCGGAGGTGTGCAGGAAGCTGTCCTGGTTGTAGTTGGCCACATTCACGGTGTGCATCGAGCCAGGGGTAGGAATGGTGCGATTAAACAGGCCGCCAATCAGCGGGGTGGAGGCCAGCGGGGAAGGCAGGGTGGCCTGGTGCAGCCGGCCCCACTGCCAGCGGGCGGGGTCGGGGCCTAAGCGGCGCTCGAGCTCGGCTCCGGCTTTTTCCAGGGCCTGGGCCATGAACTGCGCACAGTTCTGGATGCCCGAAGCGGCATTTCTGCACCAGCGCCCGTCCTCCCGCAGGGTTTTGACGAAGGTGTAGGGCACCGGTGGGTAGCGCAGCTCGAGTTCGTCTTCCAGCATCCGGGAAATCTCGCGGTAGTAGAAGGCGAAAGCGGTAGCCCCCACCGAGTCCAGCTCGGCCTGCAGATCCCACCCCCGCACCGCATCTTGCAGGCGCCGCGCTGCCTGGCTCTGGGGTTGCAGGGCCAACAGACCCGGCAGCATCTCCCGGGCAATAATGGAGTACGTATCCCCCTGCCAGCGGGCCATGTCCTCCAGACTGGCTTTGGGCGTGGCCAGAATCAGGTCGCGGATGCGCTGGGCACGGAAGACCTCGGTGGTGTAGCTGGAGATGTCAGGCCCGCCGTGCGGCAAGACCCGGTTGTTGGCGCTGCTGACAAAACCTTCGCGGGGGTTCACCACCTGTGGCAAGCGCTCAAAGGCCACATAGCCCTTCCACCGCTGCCCCAGCCGGGCGCTGGCCGGGAATCGCCCATCCCAGTCGCGTATGGGAATCCAGCCCGGCGCAAAGTAGCCAATGTTGCCGTCCACATCAGCATAGACAAAGTTCTGCATGGGAGCTGCGTAGCGCCTAAGGGCTTCCCGGAATTCGGTGGCATTGCGTGCGCGGTTTATGCCCAGGTAGGCGTCCAGGGTGGTGTCCTGAGGCTCGAGGCCCGTCCAGCGCACCGCTACGGCCTGGTTCTCGCCGGCAATGGCCGTTCCGGCGGTCAGGCCAGGCCGCAAGAAAGCCCGGCCCAGATCAGAAATCACCGGGCCGTACTCGCTTTCGCGCACGGTGAGGGTCACCGGGTCGGCCCCCCGCACCCGGATTACCTCCTGGCGCATGTGCAGCGGCACCAGGCCGGTGGGGGTTCGGTAGGACTGCCCTTCCAAATCCAGCACGAACAAATCCATCACATCGGGCCGCACATTGGTGGCCCCCCAGGCCACCCGGTCGTTGCGCCCCAAAAACACCCCAGGCACTCCCGGAATGGTGGCCCCAATTGCCCGGTAGCCAGGGCCCTGCAGATCGGCAATGTACCACAGGGCCGGGTTTTGCAGGCGCAGGTGGGGGTCGTTGGCCAACAGGGGCTTAGCGCTGGTGGTGCGCGAGCCGCTTAGCACCCAGTTGTTGGAGCCGTGGTCGGGGCTGCGGGGGGCCATGCGCAGGGTTTCGGAAAACTCGGCCAGCTTTTGCATGGCCAGCAGCACGGCCCCAGAAAGCGCGGCCCGTGGGGTTGGATAGCCGGGCTCGGTCCGCTCCTCGTCGCTGCGAAGGTCGCCCGGCTGCAGGATGGTGGGCCAGCCTTGGGGATACTCCCCCCGCAGGTCGTTGAACCCTTCC includes the following:
- the sixA gene encoding phosphohistidine phosphatase SixA — translated: MQLYLIRHAIALDAAPGQPDEARPLSQDGIQKFIGVARGLKRLGVRLDRLYHSPRLRAVQTAELLVPLLDGETEVTPYLAAEPGPELLQTLQGNSVALVGHEPWISDLCAWLLYGRRGGAAFPFKKGGVAHLEGTPKPGQMKLLGFWSPRLLRRLGE
- a CDS encoding M48 family metallopeptidase; amino-acid sequence: MSVLVIPTLGPFHILHPRYNGVTVAELVRAHQPEKIFLASYGPEELAAQRWRDQNEISFFHVLPWAESAGLEVEPLDAQSGLKTEAELFREALRQYPKGQQLLSKVEALEQGLHWVVSTPRTPEDFAQEPVLQALRGYHQGHVQAFGEGPATGFRRQRMAEVAERLRGFGGCAVVLVDVLEYPLLLEYLPQEQRQLPGAHTPTEPERQRSVLDRAWQLSDADDWAVLLQQLRDVEGPEALYCAAQIYLAAGQLEDAFELLEELVHTDFQHPAYLPGYALARYGQLADVMGQRDKALRAYRAALGLSWVPGEAREIAQAGQRTPFRLERA
- a CDS encoding MFS transporter, yielding MTKTDTPGILDLKDRNYRFAMLNGWFVLLGDAFFNGSIVLASFAAKLGAANWVIGLMPALLNAGSMVPQVFIAPYVARLPVKVVLYRQMALLRIASLGIVALGGFVLGQRPDLLLWVFVAGLALNGFFTGFSSLPFWETIGKTIPMERRSGLFSARNLVGGALAFLAGFLVRFILELPLAFPYPYAILFALGTLAFAYGWHVFGLIDEPPDKEIRTERISLSLPFRDFYFRRFLRVRILLVMASMVEPFYAAYAVRVLGHKGEIGLYLMVYTLSSVLSNLLWVRISRRYGSRSLILIGAALGALAPLLALLLPSSAFWMVFVLQGAYLASIGVGTSTYLVNLAPTDARSSYIGLSNTIVGLLAFSPVLGGLLADRVGYVGPMMVATICYAWALYAGRRLKLLEGVQPR
- a CDS encoding MFS transporter; this translates as MKPNPGIPARFRNLLWGQSSVTFGAVVLEVALPLLAAVTLNASPAQMGLLATLQTLPWLVITLFAGVWIDQGSPKRIMTWANYGRGVLLLSIPLAGWLGWLSIEWLWVVAFAYGMLRVFFELSVSAFLPSIAEREQLVAANSQLESSRQVATVAGPGVAGLLVQAVGAPLTVLLNALLYWVSAFLINRIPSSETQKVRSPKLIFSEIGEGLRLVFSDAYLRALVLSSATFNLHIGMLAGLQILFLDRVLEIPPAWIGVIFGVVGLGALIGALTASGFTAWLGTGGIIIRMQLISSLTGVAFALVLAPPLVAAVLVSLILFIKAVSTVVRNVNAVSIRQARTPRHLLGRVGGTSQFVGIGLGSLGGILGGLLAEWLGIREATFIAGLIAMFSFTWLFFSPIRNLKDLPEPLEG
- the thrS gene encoding threonine--tRNA ligase is translated as MHAVLPDGKKLDLKPGATAADAAKAIGPGLAKAAIGAIANGELYDLLKPLPEGAELRILTERDPEYVQLFRHTLAHVMAQAVRELYTERGYAPEQVKLAIGPVIENGFYYDMDAPEPLREEDLPLIEEKMRRIVAANLPLKRFVLPREEALKRYAGIDPYKTELIQDLPENEELSFYKQGDEQFGFTDLCRGPHVPSTGRIPPHFKLTGIAGAYWRGDSSRPMLQRIYGIAFRTREELEHYLWQQEEAKRRDHRRLGQELELFTISEEVGKGLPLWLPRGAFIRKQMEDYMYQKEQAHGYHYVYTPHIANARLYYTSGHLPYYKDDMYAPIEIEGEEYYLKPMNCPHHHMIYKARPKSYRDLPLRLAEFGTVYRFELSGTLSGLTRARGFTQNDAHIYCSRAQVTEEFIRVIQLFDEVYRDFGISDYWFRLSLPDFEHNPEKFGEENDNWRDSIKAIRAALEQTGAKYVEGIGEATFYGPKLDVQIRSVLGKEDTIATNQLDFIVPERFGLEFTNEKGEKETPVVIHRAIMGSFDRFFAFYLEHTAGDFPLWLSPIQAVIVPISDRHLEYAHQIAAQMRKNKLRVEVDSRPERMNAKIRDAELQKIPLILVVGDKEAEASAVNVRERHVKEQRTLAVGVLIEEMKARVEARR
- a CDS encoding penicillin acylase family protein, producing MRWLFLGLTVLLLLASCVPANQVRQVQGLSGPVNITFDRWGIPHIRALSSDMDVFFAQGYVHARDRLFQMELGRRAAQGRLSEILGSGAVEQDRFFRIWGFYRAAQASLPNHTEFTRRALEAYAAGVNQFIREGNLPLPFALLGFTPEPWTPTDTLAWGKLQSYDLGQVWQDEIDNAFILGKVGVEGFNDLRGEYPQGWPTILQPGDLRSDEERTEPGYPTPRAALSGAVLLAMQKLAEFSETLRMAPRSPDHGSNNWVLSGSRTTSAKPLLANDPHLRLQNPALWYIADLQGPGYRAIGATIPGVPGVFLGRNDRVAWGATNVRPDVMDLFVLDLEGQSYRTPTGLVPLHMRQEVIRVRGADPVTLTVRESEYGPVISDLGRAFLRPGLTAGTAIAGENQAVAVRWTGLEPQDTTLDAYLGINRARNATEFREALRRYAAPMQNFVYADVDGNIGYFAPGWIPIRDWDGRFPASARLGQRWKGYVAFERLPQVVNPREGFVSSANNRVLPHGGPDISSYTTEVFRAQRIRDLILATPKASLEDMARWQGDTYSIIAREMLPGLLALQPQSQAARRLQDAVRGWDLQAELDSVGATAFAFYYREISRMLEDELELRYPPVPYTFVKTLREDGRWCRNAASGIQNCAQFMAQALEKAGAELERRLGPDPARWQWGRLHQATLPSPLASTPLIGGLFNRTIPTPGSMHTVNVANYNQDSFLHTSGASLRTLFDLADPDNSRIIYPMGQSADAFSSHFDDLLWLWRDKQYIPLSTRPADWGQTWTLELRP